In one window of Temnothorax longispinosus isolate EJ_2023e chromosome 11, Tlon_JGU_v1, whole genome shotgun sequence DNA:
- the Oli gene encoding uncharacterized protein Oli isoform X1 produces MRSYDGESSSTEDDDRREGLPESHLQQGSWQRTASHPTWAWEHRNAWNPHVRKHPVCSRNIIMRHPLPPQSAAALESVYSTPGASHPGVSGPPAAYSSEHTQSAPGRRTPLGTVGLGGFYFQQQPQPHASSSALSDENRPDERPTASRLNCPPKSKTTRQGKSVRLNINARERRRMHDLNDALDELRSVIPYAHSPSVRKLSKIATLLLAKNYILMQGNALEELRRVIAVLQSPHAHTTALPPTPVSYDLLQGFPGKLFQGVQEMQGLPASEPQIVTGPPTDGTVASGESN; encoded by the exons CTTGCCGGAGTCGCATCTGCAACAAGGATCCTGGCAACGTACCGCGTCGCATCCTACCTGGGCCTGGGAGCATCGCAATGCC TGGAATCCACATGTTAGGAAACACCCTGTATGttcaagaaatataataatgcga CATCCACTGCCTCCACAATCCGCGGCAGCCCTCGAGTCCGTGTACTCGACGCCAGGGGCCTCACATCCAGGTGTCTCGGGCCCCCCGGCGGCATACTCGTCGGAGCACACTCAAAGCGCCCCAGGACGAAGGACTCCGCTGGGTACCGTAGGTCTCGGTGGCTTTTATTTTCAGCAACAACCGCAACCACACGCCTCGTCGAGCGCGTTGTCCGACGAAAATCGACCGGACGAGAG ACCCACAGCTTCGCGACTGAACTGTCCCCCAAAGTCGAAGACGACTCGCCAGGGGAAAAGCGTGAGGCTGAATATTAACGCGCGAGAACGCAGGAGGATGCACGATTTGAACGACGCCCTGGACGAACTTCGCTCCGTCATCCCTTACGCTCACAGTCCGTCGGTAAGGAAGCTATCCAAGATCGCTACCCTCCTGCTGGCAAAGAATTACATCCTTATGCAAG GAAACGCCTTGGAGGAGCTCCGAAGAGTGATCGCCGTCCTGCAATCGCCGCACGCGCACACCACCGCCTTGCCGCCCACGCCGGTCTCCTACGATCTCCTGCAGGGATTCCCCGGCAAGCTGTTCCAGGGGGTGCAGGAGATGCAGGGGCTACCCGCGAGCGAGCCTCAAATCGTGACCGGCCCTCCGACCGACGGCACGGTCGCCAGCGGTGAATCAAATTAA
- the Oli gene encoding uncharacterized protein Oli isoform X2, whose amino-acid sequence MRSYDGESSSTEDDDRREGLPESHLQQGSWQRTASHPTWAWEHRNAWNPHVRKHPHPLPPQSAAALESVYSTPGASHPGVSGPPAAYSSEHTQSAPGRRTPLGTVGLGGFYFQQQPQPHASSSALSDENRPDERPTASRLNCPPKSKTTRQGKSVRLNINARERRRMHDLNDALDELRSVIPYAHSPSVRKLSKIATLLLAKNYILMQGNALEELRRVIAVLQSPHAHTTALPPTPVSYDLLQGFPGKLFQGVQEMQGLPASEPQIVTGPPTDGTVASGESN is encoded by the exons CTTGCCGGAGTCGCATCTGCAACAAGGATCCTGGCAACGTACCGCGTCGCATCCTACCTGGGCCTGGGAGCATCGCAATGCC TGGAATCCACATGTTAGGAAACACCCT CATCCACTGCCTCCACAATCCGCGGCAGCCCTCGAGTCCGTGTACTCGACGCCAGGGGCCTCACATCCAGGTGTCTCGGGCCCCCCGGCGGCATACTCGTCGGAGCACACTCAAAGCGCCCCAGGACGAAGGACTCCGCTGGGTACCGTAGGTCTCGGTGGCTTTTATTTTCAGCAACAACCGCAACCACACGCCTCGTCGAGCGCGTTGTCCGACGAAAATCGACCGGACGAGAG ACCCACAGCTTCGCGACTGAACTGTCCCCCAAAGTCGAAGACGACTCGCCAGGGGAAAAGCGTGAGGCTGAATATTAACGCGCGAGAACGCAGGAGGATGCACGATTTGAACGACGCCCTGGACGAACTTCGCTCCGTCATCCCTTACGCTCACAGTCCGTCGGTAAGGAAGCTATCCAAGATCGCTACCCTCCTGCTGGCAAAGAATTACATCCTTATGCAAG GAAACGCCTTGGAGGAGCTCCGAAGAGTGATCGCCGTCCTGCAATCGCCGCACGCGCACACCACCGCCTTGCCGCCCACGCCGGTCTCCTACGATCTCCTGCAGGGATTCCCCGGCAAGCTGTTCCAGGGGGTGCAGGAGATGCAGGGGCTACCCGCGAGCGAGCCTCAAATCGTGACCGGCCCTCCGACCGACGGCACGGTCGCCAGCGGTGAATCAAATTAA
- the Oli gene encoding uncharacterized protein Oli isoform X3 — MRSYDGESSSTEDDDRREGLPESHLQQGSWQRTASHPTWAWEHRNAHPLPPQSAAALESVYSTPGASHPGVSGPPAAYSSEHTQSAPGRRTPLGTVGLGGFYFQQQPQPHASSSALSDENRPDERPTASRLNCPPKSKTTRQGKSVRLNINARERRRMHDLNDALDELRSVIPYAHSPSVRKLSKIATLLLAKNYILMQGNALEELRRVIAVLQSPHAHTTALPPTPVSYDLLQGFPGKLFQGVQEMQGLPASEPQIVTGPPTDGTVASGESN; from the exons CTTGCCGGAGTCGCATCTGCAACAAGGATCCTGGCAACGTACCGCGTCGCATCCTACCTGGGCCTGGGAGCATCGCAATGCC CATCCACTGCCTCCACAATCCGCGGCAGCCCTCGAGTCCGTGTACTCGACGCCAGGGGCCTCACATCCAGGTGTCTCGGGCCCCCCGGCGGCATACTCGTCGGAGCACACTCAAAGCGCCCCAGGACGAAGGACTCCGCTGGGTACCGTAGGTCTCGGTGGCTTTTATTTTCAGCAACAACCGCAACCACACGCCTCGTCGAGCGCGTTGTCCGACGAAAATCGACCGGACGAGAG ACCCACAGCTTCGCGACTGAACTGTCCCCCAAAGTCGAAGACGACTCGCCAGGGGAAAAGCGTGAGGCTGAATATTAACGCGCGAGAACGCAGGAGGATGCACGATTTGAACGACGCCCTGGACGAACTTCGCTCCGTCATCCCTTACGCTCACAGTCCGTCGGTAAGGAAGCTATCCAAGATCGCTACCCTCCTGCTGGCAAAGAATTACATCCTTATGCAAG GAAACGCCTTGGAGGAGCTCCGAAGAGTGATCGCCGTCCTGCAATCGCCGCACGCGCACACCACCGCCTTGCCGCCCACGCCGGTCTCCTACGATCTCCTGCAGGGATTCCCCGGCAAGCTGTTCCAGGGGGTGCAGGAGATGCAGGGGCTACCCGCGAGCGAGCCTCAAATCGTGACCGGCCCTCCGACCGACGGCACGGTCGCCAGCGGTGAATCAAATTAA
- the Oli gene encoding uncharacterized protein Oli isoform X4 — protein sequence MFKKYNNHPLPPQSAAALESVYSTPGASHPGVSGPPAAYSSEHTQSAPGRRTPLGTVGLGGFYFQQQPQPHASSSALSDENRPDERPTASRLNCPPKSKTTRQGKSVRLNINARERRRMHDLNDALDELRSVIPYAHSPSVRKLSKIATLLLAKNYILMQGNALEELRRVIAVLQSPHAHTTALPPTPVSYDLLQGFPGKLFQGVQEMQGLPASEPQIVTGPPTDGTVASGESN from the exons ATGttcaagaaatataataat CATCCACTGCCTCCACAATCCGCGGCAGCCCTCGAGTCCGTGTACTCGACGCCAGGGGCCTCACATCCAGGTGTCTCGGGCCCCCCGGCGGCATACTCGTCGGAGCACACTCAAAGCGCCCCAGGACGAAGGACTCCGCTGGGTACCGTAGGTCTCGGTGGCTTTTATTTTCAGCAACAACCGCAACCACACGCCTCGTCGAGCGCGTTGTCCGACGAAAATCGACCGGACGAGAG ACCCACAGCTTCGCGACTGAACTGTCCCCCAAAGTCGAAGACGACTCGCCAGGGGAAAAGCGTGAGGCTGAATATTAACGCGCGAGAACGCAGGAGGATGCACGATTTGAACGACGCCCTGGACGAACTTCGCTCCGTCATCCCTTACGCTCACAGTCCGTCGGTAAGGAAGCTATCCAAGATCGCTACCCTCCTGCTGGCAAAGAATTACATCCTTATGCAAG GAAACGCCTTGGAGGAGCTCCGAAGAGTGATCGCCGTCCTGCAATCGCCGCACGCGCACACCACCGCCTTGCCGCCCACGCCGGTCTCCTACGATCTCCTGCAGGGATTCCCCGGCAAGCTGTTCCAGGGGGTGCAGGAGATGCAGGGGCTACCCGCGAGCGAGCCTCAAATCGTGACCGGCCCTCCGACCGACGGCACGGTCGCCAGCGGTGAATCAAATTAA